In Pseudomonas alcaliphila JAB1, a single window of DNA contains:
- a CDS encoding universal stress protein produces the protein MTYVTACIDGSASAPAVCDYAAWASQRLDAPLTFLHVLDQRQYPVSADLSGNIGLGSREHLLDELAALDEQRNKLALEQGLVMLAAAKERAIADGVSSPETKQRHGDLLESLRELENDIRLLVIGRQGESSDGAELHVGSQLESVIRIMHRPVLVTPTHFKQPENAMLAFDGGATTRKGVEMLAASPLLKGLPIHLVMVGTETTENAVQMEAACSKLSSAGHKVHTAIRTGEVEPALHAYQEEHGIDLLVMGAYGHSRIRQFLVGSTTAHMLRTTTTALLLLR, from the coding sequence ATGACCTACGTTACCGCTTGCATTGACGGCTCCGCCTCCGCCCCTGCTGTTTGCGACTATGCGGCCTGGGCCAGCCAGCGCCTGGATGCGCCGCTCACCTTCCTGCATGTATTGGATCAACGCCAGTATCCGGTGTCCGCCGACTTGAGCGGCAACATCGGTTTGGGCAGTCGAGAGCATCTGCTGGATGAACTCGCCGCGTTGGACGAGCAACGCAACAAGCTGGCTCTGGAACAAGGCCTCGTCATGCTCGCTGCGGCGAAGGAACGAGCCATCGCCGATGGCGTGAGTTCGCCGGAAACCAAGCAGCGCCATGGCGATCTGCTGGAGAGCCTGCGCGAGCTTGAAAACGATATCCGCCTGCTGGTGATCGGTCGCCAGGGCGAGTCCAGTGATGGGGCAGAACTGCACGTCGGCAGTCAGTTGGAAAGCGTCATTCGCATCATGCACCGCCCTGTACTGGTGACGCCGACCCACTTCAAGCAGCCGGAAAACGCGATGCTGGCCTTCGATGGCGGCGCCACCACACGCAAGGGAGTAGAAATGCTGGCTGCCAGCCCACTGCTGAAAGGACTGCCTATCCACCTGGTGATGGTCGGAACCGAGACGACAGAGAATGCCGTGCAGATGGAGGCGGCCTGTTCAAAACTGAGCTCGGCAGGCCACAAGGTGCATACAGCCATCCGCACGGGGGAAGTAGAGCCTGCACTGCATGCCTACCAAGAAGAGCACGGTATTGATCTGCTCGTGATGGGCGCCTACGGGCATTCCCGAATCCGGCAATTCCTGGTGGGGAGCACCACTGCCCACATGCTACGCACCACAACCACCGCACTGCTTCTGTTGCGCTAG
- a CDS encoding VOC family protein, producing MTSKNTICLWFDRDALEAATFYAKTFPDSAVLAVHHAPGDYPSGQQGDVLTVEFSVMGIPCLGLNGGPAFQHNEAFSFQVATDDQAETDRLWHAIIDHGGQASECGWCKDKWGISWQITPRILSAAIASSDRAAAKRAFEAMMTMSKIDIAKIEAALKG from the coding sequence ATGACCAGCAAGAACACCATCTGCCTCTGGTTCGACCGCGATGCGCTGGAGGCTGCGACCTTCTATGCCAAGACCTTTCCCGACAGCGCCGTGCTGGCGGTACACCATGCGCCCGGTGACTACCCCAGTGGCCAGCAGGGCGATGTGCTGACGGTGGAGTTCAGCGTAATGGGCATTCCCTGCCTGGGCCTCAACGGCGGCCCGGCGTTCCAGCACAACGAGGCGTTCTCGTTCCAGGTCGCCACCGACGATCAGGCCGAGACGGATCGCCTGTGGCACGCGATCATCGACCACGGCGGCCAGGCCAGTGAATGTGGCTGGTGCAAGGACAAATGGGGCATCTCCTGGCAGATCACCCCGCGCATCCTCAGCGCCGCCATCGCCAGCTCTGACCGCGCGGCGGCCAAACGTGCCTTCGAGGCGATGATGACCATGAGCAAGATCGACATCGCAAAGATCGAGGCGGCGCTGAAGGGCTGA
- a CDS encoding transporter substrate-binding domain-containing protein, translated as MKHSILIAALLCLLMGALAKAETYQLVTEEWAPYNYRENEHITGMATEVVRAIMALTGDDFEIRMRPSMRASRVLQTQPRTIMYSMFRTSERESLFKWVGPIAEESIYPYQLAAAAQPIHTLEQLLNAPRITTRHAGLVPTMLASMGFDNLDTSATESEQLYRMLLAGRTEVIIGDTDTGVAYYSRQLGIAPGSLRRVPIELYRSSLYIAFSGDSDDELVANWAKALEHLRETGELERIHGNYR; from the coding sequence GTGAAGCACTCGATACTCATCGCCGCGCTGCTCTGCCTGCTGATGGGGGCGCTTGCCAAGGCCGAGACGTATCAGCTCGTCACCGAGGAGTGGGCACCCTACAACTACCGGGAGAACGAGCACATCACCGGCATGGCCACGGAAGTGGTGCGGGCCATCATGGCGCTGACCGGCGACGACTTCGAGATCAGGATGAGACCCAGCATGCGTGCCTCTCGTGTCCTGCAGACTCAGCCCAGAACCATCATGTACTCGATGTTTCGCACGTCAGAGCGCGAGTCCTTATTCAAGTGGGTCGGGCCCATCGCCGAGGAGTCCATCTACCCCTACCAGTTGGCCGCTGCAGCGCAGCCGATCCACACGCTGGAGCAGTTGCTGAATGCCCCGCGCATAACCACCCGGCACGCCGGCCTGGTGCCCACGATGTTGGCTTCGATGGGGTTCGACAACCTCGACACGAGCGCAACGGAGAGTGAGCAGCTCTACCGCATGCTGTTGGCCGGTCGTACCGAGGTCATCATCGGCGACACCGACACCGGCGTGGCCTATTACAGTCGCCAGCTGGGTATCGCCCCGGGCTCTCTCAGGCGGGTGCCCATCGAGCTGTACCGCTCCTCGCTGTATATCGCTTTCAGTGGCGACAGTGATGATGAGCTGGTTGCCAACTGGGCCAAGGCGCTTGAGCATCTGCGTGAAACGGGTGAGCTAGAGCGCATTCATGGCAACTATCGCTAA
- a CDS encoding MerR family transcriptional regulator: protein MKIGELAQRTGLAASRIRFYESIGLLKLVQRQANGYRSYPEQAVLVLNLITTAQQAGFSLDELRALLPQDLAQWEHGKLLDTLQAKVKDIEALEQRLAQSKAHLLALIDEIESKPDDIDCASNAKRVLSKMNLGEPSETPKRAKK, encoded by the coding sequence ATGAAGATCGGCGAACTGGCGCAACGCACAGGCCTTGCGGCCTCGCGCATTCGCTTCTACGAAAGTATCGGCCTGCTCAAGCTGGTGCAGCGCCAAGCCAACGGCTATCGCAGTTACCCGGAACAGGCTGTGCTGGTGCTCAACCTGATCACCACCGCACAGCAGGCCGGCTTCAGCCTGGACGAGTTGCGCGCCCTGCTGCCGCAGGATCTGGCGCAGTGGGAACACGGCAAGCTGCTCGATACCCTGCAGGCAAAAGTGAAGGACATCGAAGCGCTGGAGCAGCGCCTGGCACAGAGCAAGGCGCACCTGCTGGCACTGATCGACGAGATCGAAAGCAAACCGGACGATATCGACTGCGCCAGCAACGCCAAGCGGGTGCTGTCGAAGATGAACCTGGGCGAGCCGAGCGAGACGCCCAAGCGCGCGAAGAAATAA
- a CDS encoding NADH:flavin oxidoreductase/NADH oxidase family protein, with amino-acid sequence MTLFDPLVLPNGSTLPNRIAKAAMEENMADADHAPSEHLMRLYQAWAEGGAGLLISGNVMVDSRAMTGPGGVVLEDDTHLARFERWARIGRGKGAQFWLQINHPGRQMQSNLGQPTWAPSAVALELGNLSKRFATPQEMTPAVIQDVIERFTRTAQLGEQAGFTGVEIHAAHGYLLSQFLSPLTNQRNDQWGGSLENRARLLLEIVKAVRAVVSPGFAVAVKLNSADFQRGGFSAEDAQQVVRLLDGQGVDLVELSGGSYEAPAMQGQARDGRTLAREAYFLEFAREIRAVASMPVMVTGGIRRAPVAQQVLDSGIEMVGIGTALAIDPNLPRDWQLGLGSAPQLPPITWNNKVLASLANMAVVKYQLHQLSQGRDSQPGVSPLWALVTQQVKDLFRTRQYRRRMARRQAR; translated from the coding sequence ATGACCCTGTTCGATCCCCTTGTCCTGCCCAACGGTTCGACCCTGCCCAACCGCATTGCCAAGGCGGCGATGGAAGAGAACATGGCGGATGCCGACCACGCACCGTCCGAGCATCTGATGCGCCTCTATCAGGCCTGGGCCGAGGGCGGTGCCGGCCTGCTCATTTCCGGTAACGTGATGGTCGACAGCCGCGCCATGACCGGCCCCGGCGGCGTGGTGCTGGAAGACGACACGCACCTGGCCCGATTCGAACGCTGGGCACGTATCGGCCGCGGCAAAGGGGCGCAATTCTGGCTGCAGATCAACCATCCAGGCCGGCAGATGCAGTCCAACCTGGGCCAGCCAACCTGGGCGCCTTCGGCCGTAGCGCTGGAGCTGGGCAACTTGTCCAAGCGTTTTGCCACGCCGCAGGAAATGACCCCGGCGGTGATTCAGGACGTGATCGAGCGCTTCACCCGCACCGCGCAGTTGGGCGAGCAGGCCGGCTTCACGGGCGTGGAAATCCACGCGGCGCACGGCTACCTGCTCAGCCAGTTCCTGTCGCCACTGACCAACCAGCGCAACGACCAATGGGGCGGCTCGCTGGAAAACCGCGCGCGCCTGCTGTTGGAGATCGTCAAGGCGGTGCGTGCCGTGGTGTCGCCGGGCTTCGCCGTGGCGGTCAAGCTCAACTCGGCAGACTTCCAGCGCGGCGGCTTCAGCGCCGAGGACGCGCAGCAGGTGGTACGCCTGCTCGACGGGCAGGGCGTGGATCTGGTCGAGTTGTCCGGTGGCAGCTACGAAGCGCCGGCCATGCAGGGCCAGGCCCGCGATGGCCGCACCCTGGCGCGCGAAGCCTACTTCCTTGAATTCGCCCGTGAGATTCGTGCGGTGGCGAGCATGCCAGTCATGGTCACCGGCGGTATCCGCCGTGCACCGGTTGCACAACAGGTGCTGGATAGCGGCATCGAGATGGTCGGCATCGGCACGGCCCTGGCCATCGACCCGAACCTGCCGCGCGACTGGCAGCTCGGCCTCGGCAGCGCTCCCCAGCTGCCGCCGATCACCTGGAACAACAAGGTGCTGGCCTCGCTGGCGAACATGGCGGTGGTGAAGTACCAGCTGCACCAACTCAGCCAGGGCCGGGACTCCCAGCCCGGCGTATCACCCTTGTGGGCGCTAGTGACGCAGCAGGTGAAAGACCTCTTCCGTACTCGCCAATATCGCCGTCGGATGGCGCGGCGACAGGCGCGGTGA
- a CDS encoding MBL fold metallo-hydrolase, with translation MKIQQLRNATIIIEFGQHRVLVDPMLARQGALPPLRLFGARQRNPLVELPVSARAALESVTHCLITHCQKGHFDHLDRAGVRWLRERKIPVICTPHDVDYLAQRGLNVRPLLPEHEFPGPFLGGLIRTIRCTHGRGLVGRLMEHGVGFLIEIPGEPSLYLAGDTLLTDEVRACVREHRPAISVVPAGGARFDLGGDIIMGIDEVIEFAQLSGAAVVANHLEAISHCPVSRLALAEAASHAQVELLIPQDGEVLEF, from the coding sequence ATGAAGATTCAGCAGCTGCGCAACGCCACCATTATCATCGAGTTCGGCCAGCACCGCGTTCTGGTCGATCCCATGCTGGCCCGCCAAGGCGCCTTGCCACCGCTGCGATTGTTCGGTGCCCGTCAGCGCAATCCACTGGTCGAGCTGCCAGTCAGTGCTCGCGCCGCGCTGGAATCGGTCACCCACTGCCTGATCACTCATTGCCAGAAAGGCCATTTCGATCACCTGGATCGTGCCGGCGTGCGGTGGCTGCGCGAACGCAAGATTCCGGTGATCTGTACACCACATGATGTGGACTACCTGGCGCAGCGCGGCCTGAACGTCCGGCCGCTATTGCCGGAACACGAATTTCCCGGCCCGTTTCTCGGTGGGCTTATCCGCACCATCCGCTGCACCCATGGCCGGGGACTGGTGGGGCGCCTGATGGAGCACGGCGTAGGTTTTCTGATCGAAATACCAGGCGAGCCGAGCCTTTATCTGGCCGGCGATACCCTGCTCACCGACGAGGTGCGCGCCTGTGTACGCGAGCACCGTCCAGCCATCAGCGTGGTGCCGGCAGGCGGGGCGCGTTTCGACCTGGGCGGCGACATCATCATGGGCATCGACGAGGTGATCGAGTTCGCCCAGTTGAGTGGCGCGGCAGTGGTTGCCAATCACCTCGAGGCGATCAGCCACTGCCCGGTCAGCCGCTTGGCGTTGGCCGAGGCTGCTAGCCACGCGCAAGTCGAGCTACTGATTCCGCAGGATGGCGAGGTGCTGGAATTCTGA
- a CDS encoding helix-turn-helix domain-containing protein has protein sequence MRIGLLLYPDCMPAGLFAFADLLHAANRRSGRQLFEVRYIAQRAGPVACAHGMSLQASAALDPREFDALLIPGFWAESAEQAEAVLADNVALIKALSSVGKRVQLWSYCTGVGLLAASGRLNGQAATVTWWLADAMRESFVRVRWQSESSCVFAVGVATASGVNGYLPIAQGVIERHLSEQSFRDISQLMVLPRPAVPHSAFQGASLMQQPVGLLRRLHALIEQTPAEQLTVQALADKLAMSERTLARKVSAQTGEPVASYARRIKLYQLSERLAMTSSPLSTLSAELGFSSPANLRRMFKALTGLTPAQYRQQYGRQ, from the coding sequence ATGCGCATTGGTTTGCTGCTGTATCCCGATTGCATGCCGGCCGGGCTATTCGCCTTCGCCGATCTGCTGCACGCGGCCAATCGCCGAAGTGGACGACAACTGTTCGAGGTTCGCTATATCGCCCAGCGTGCCGGGCCAGTGGCATGCGCCCATGGGATGAGTCTGCAGGCGAGCGCCGCGCTCGATCCGCGTGAGTTCGATGCCTTGCTGATTCCGGGCTTCTGGGCCGAGTCGGCGGAGCAGGCAGAGGCAGTGCTGGCTGACAATGTCGCGCTGATAAAAGCGCTGTCGTCCGTCGGTAAACGCGTGCAGCTATGGAGTTACTGCACCGGCGTTGGCCTGCTTGCGGCCAGCGGCCGCTTGAACGGCCAGGCGGCAACGGTGACCTGGTGGCTGGCGGATGCGATGCGTGAAAGCTTCGTGCGGGTGCGCTGGCAGAGCGAGAGCAGTTGCGTGTTCGCCGTGGGCGTAGCCACTGCATCCGGGGTGAACGGCTACCTGCCCATCGCTCAGGGGGTGATCGAGCGACACCTCAGTGAACAGTCCTTCAGAGACATCAGTCAGTTGATGGTGCTGCCCCGTCCGGCCGTCCCGCACAGTGCGTTTCAGGGCGCCAGCCTGATGCAGCAGCCCGTGGGCCTATTACGCCGTCTGCATGCACTGATCGAGCAAACGCCTGCCGAGCAACTGACGGTGCAGGCGCTGGCCGACAAACTGGCGATGTCCGAACGCACCCTGGCGCGCAAGGTAAGCGCGCAAACCGGTGAGCCAGTGGCGAGCTACGCGCGGCGCATCAAGCTCTACCAACTCAGCGAACGCCTGGCCATGACCTCGTCGCCGCTAAGTACCTTGAGCGCTGAACTGGGTTTCAGCAGCCCGGCCAACCTGCGGCGCATGTTCAAGGCGCTGACCGGGTTGACCCCTGCGCAATATCGCCAGCAGTACGGGCGTCAGTAA
- a CDS encoding pyridoxamine 5'-phosphate oxidase family protein, whose product MQQLPSHRHSPWHAGEKQLQEKVGVGERMEVLGQKVIRDYMPDQHREFYQTLPFMIAAAVDGSGQPWATLIEGEEGFVTSPDPRHLSFDLAAMALDPLDPATPGLGRGEAIGLLGIELHSRRRNRINGHIHQASAQRLDITVEHSFGNCPQYIQLRHYRRVPGRGVERLDATELDARTAEMIRNADTFFVASYVEHADGRRSVDVSHRGGRAGFVRVEGNRLTIPDYAGNLFFNTLGNLSVNPRAGLLFVDFTTGDVLQLGGRAEMLLDSPLINVFEGAERLWTLDVEQVVLRPAATSLRWAFEEYAPTSLMTGTWAETDARLREREQRNQWQRWRVLSLQQESSDIRSFVLAPEQGVAPRFAAGQHLPIRITTATGDTLLRTYSLSSAPSDGQLRISVKAQGLVSRHLHEQIQVGDVLEVRPPLGSFTLNSDSNRPLVLIGAGVGITPLLSMLREQVALGQGRRIHFFQGARRLADLPFQAELHELVQRAGGLLKIHRALSAPETDAVLGRDYEQHGRIGLEQIKAALSFDDYDFYLCGPAAFTQAIYDGLRDLNVADARIHAEAFGPSTLKRRTDGQTDAFVQPPAATEPVPVYFTTSAKEARWLPEGGSLLELAESRGLTPEFSCRGGSCGTCKTRLVSGQVHYPNPPAELPEGNGVLICCAVPAQGEDGVQPLVLDL is encoded by the coding sequence ATGCAACAGCTCCCCAGCCATCGGCACTCGCCCTGGCATGCCGGTGAAAAGCAACTGCAGGAAAAAGTCGGCGTCGGCGAACGCATGGAAGTGCTCGGACAGAAGGTGATCCGCGACTACATGCCGGATCAGCATCGCGAGTTCTACCAGACGCTACCGTTCATGATCGCCGCTGCGGTGGACGGCAGCGGCCAGCCTTGGGCCACCTTGATCGAAGGCGAAGAAGGTTTCGTCACCTCGCCCGATCCGCGTCACCTGTCGTTCGACCTCGCCGCCATGGCGCTCGACCCGCTCGATCCGGCCACCCCCGGTCTTGGCCGCGGCGAGGCCATCGGCCTGCTTGGCATCGAGCTGCATTCGCGGCGGCGCAATCGCATCAACGGGCATATTCATCAGGCGTCGGCACAGCGTCTGGACATCACCGTGGAGCATTCCTTCGGCAACTGCCCGCAGTACATCCAGCTGCGCCATTACCGCCGCGTACCTGGGCGTGGCGTCGAGCGCCTGGACGCGACCGAACTGGATGCGCGCACTGCCGAGATGATTCGTAACGCCGACACCTTCTTCGTCGCCAGTTACGTCGAGCATGCCGATGGCCGCCGCTCGGTGGACGTCTCGCACCGGGGTGGGCGCGCCGGCTTCGTGCGGGTAGAGGGCAATCGCCTGACCATCCCCGACTACGCCGGCAACCTGTTCTTCAACACCTTGGGCAATCTCAGCGTCAATCCGCGCGCCGGCCTGCTGTTCGTCGACTTCACCACGGGCGACGTGCTGCAACTGGGCGGCCGTGCCGAAATGCTCCTCGACAGTCCGCTGATAAACGTCTTCGAGGGGGCCGAACGGCTATGGACACTCGACGTCGAGCAGGTGGTGCTGCGCCCGGCCGCGACTTCATTGCGTTGGGCCTTCGAGGAATATGCGCCGACCAGCCTGATGACCGGCACCTGGGCCGAAACCGACGCGCGTCTGCGCGAGCGTGAGCAGCGCAACCAGTGGCAGCGCTGGCGCGTGCTCAGCCTGCAGCAGGAGAGCAGCGATATTCGCTCGTTCGTGCTCGCGCCGGAGCAGGGCGTTGCGCCGCGCTTCGCCGCCGGTCAGCACCTGCCGATTCGCATCACCACCGCCACGGGCGACACCCTGCTGCGCACCTACAGCCTGTCCAGCGCGCCGTCCGACGGCCAACTGCGTATCAGCGTCAAGGCGCAGGGCCTGGTCTCGCGCCACCTGCACGAGCAGATCCAGGTGGGCGATGTGCTGGAAGTACGTCCGCCGCTAGGGAGCTTCACCCTTAATAGTGACAGCAACCGCCCGCTGGTGCTGATCGGTGCCGGCGTCGGCATCACGCCGTTGCTGTCGATGCTGCGCGAGCAGGTGGCGCTGGGGCAGGGCAGGCGCATCCATTTCTTCCAGGGTGCACGGAGGCTCGCTGACCTACCGTTCCAGGCCGAGCTGCATGAGCTGGTGCAGCGCGCGGGTGGTTTGCTAAAGATTCACCGTGCCCTCAGCGCGCCCGAGACGGACGCCGTGCTGGGGCGCGACTACGAGCAACATGGGCGCATCGGGCTGGAGCAGATCAAGGCGGCGTTGTCGTTCGATGATTACGATTTCTACCTGTGCGGCCCGGCCGCCTTTACCCAGGCGATCTACGATGGCTTGCGCGATCTGAATGTCGCCGACGCGCGTATCCACGCCGAGGCGTTTGGCCCCTCGACACTGAAGCGTCGCACGGACGGTCAGACCGACGCCTTCGTGCAGCCGCCAGCGGCAACCGAGCCGGTACCGGTGTACTTCACCACTTCGGCCAAGGAAGCGCGCTGGCTGCCGGAGGGTGGCAGCCTACTGGAGCTGGCAGAAAGCCGGGGCCTGACGCCCGAATTCAGCTGCCGTGGCGGTTCCTGCGGCACCTGCAAGACGCGCCTGGTCAGCGGCCAGGTGCATTACCCGAACCCGCCAGCCGAGTTACCGGAAGGCAATGGCGTGCTGATCTGCTGCGCGGTGCCGGCACAGGGTGAGGATGGTGTGCAGCCCCTCGTGCTTGATCTGTAA
- a CDS encoding glutathione S-transferase, with protein sequence MSRPAIKLYNFPRSGHAHRAELMLSLLQLPTELIFVDLAKGEHKTPEFLAINPFGQVPAIDDGGTIISDSNAILVYLAKRYGNDDWLPQEPAAAARVQRWLSVAAGLVAFGPAAARLVTVFGYSFNTEEVINRAHALFTVMEGELGETPFLTGDKPSIADVANYSYIAHAPEGNVSLEPYPNIRAWLARIEALPGFVPMPRTAAGLQA encoded by the coding sequence ATGTCCCGTCCCGCCATCAAGCTGTACAACTTCCCTCGTTCCGGCCACGCTCACCGCGCCGAGCTGATGCTCTCGCTGCTGCAATTACCCACCGAGCTGATCTTCGTCGATCTGGCCAAGGGCGAGCACAAGACGCCGGAGTTCCTGGCTATCAACCCCTTTGGCCAGGTACCGGCGATCGATGACGGCGGCACCATCATCAGCGACTCCAACGCCATCCTCGTCTACCTGGCCAAGCGCTACGGCAATGACGACTGGCTACCGCAGGAGCCCGCTGCTGCTGCCCGTGTGCAGCGCTGGTTGTCGGTGGCCGCTGGCCTGGTAGCGTTCGGCCCTGCCGCCGCGCGCCTGGTTACCGTATTCGGCTACTCGTTCAACACCGAAGAAGTGATCAACCGTGCTCATGCGCTGTTCACCGTGATGGAAGGCGAGCTGGGCGAAACCCCATTCCTCACCGGCGACAAGCCGAGCATCGCTGACGTCGCCAACTACTCCTACATTGCCCATGCGCCGGAGGGCAACGTCTCGTTGGAACCCTATCCGAACATCCGCGCCTGGCTGGCCCGCATCGAGGCGCTGCCGGGTTTCGTGCCGATGCCGCGTACCGCAGCCGGTCTGCAAGCCTGA
- a CDS encoding LysR family transcriptional regulator, whose amino-acid sequence MNAHREMQVFLVVAQAGSLAAAARQLQLSQATVMRTVAALESRLDSTLLLRGPRGVSLSAAGTAFADSCQRILQRVEEAERSVTGLHASPVGQLTLALPLLMTHQVLTPIAVDYLAAFPEVSLATLAREEPPRLLEEGIDLAVVVGHLPSSSGFAVPLGWARPLVCAAPAYLQRWGWPASPQALHVHRTIGRSSTGHAGEWRFMDGAVKLAPRLTCSTPQAAIRAALAGFGLTRCLSYEAYQELQSGQLQAVLENFAAAPVPVQLYYREGRRAAARVRSFLDFAVPRLRAHPAFRA is encoded by the coding sequence ATGAACGCTCATCGCGAGATGCAGGTGTTTCTCGTCGTGGCCCAGGCGGGCAGCCTGGCCGCGGCTGCTCGGCAGTTGCAGCTGTCGCAGGCTACGGTGATGCGTACCGTAGCTGCGCTGGAAAGTCGTCTGGACAGCACCTTGCTGCTGCGCGGGCCGCGTGGTGTGAGCCTGAGCGCGGCGGGTACCGCTTTCGCCGACAGTTGCCAGCGCATTCTGCAGCGGGTTGAGGAGGCCGAGCGCTCGGTGACCGGCCTGCATGCCAGCCCTGTCGGACAACTGACCCTAGCCCTGCCGCTATTGATGACGCATCAGGTGCTGACCCCCATCGCAGTCGACTACCTGGCGGCATTTCCCGAGGTGAGCCTGGCTACCTTGGCGCGCGAGGAGCCGCCCAGGTTGCTGGAGGAGGGCATCGACCTGGCCGTGGTGGTCGGCCATCTGCCCAGTTCGTCCGGCTTCGCCGTGCCGTTGGGGTGGGCGCGACCGCTGGTCTGTGCGGCGCCTGCCTATCTGCAGCGCTGGGGCTGGCCCGCAAGCCCGCAAGCTCTGCACGTGCACCGCACCATCGGCCGGTCTTCGACCGGTCATGCGGGGGAATGGCGCTTTATGGACGGCGCGGTAAAGCTCGCGCCACGGCTGACCTGCAGCACGCCGCAGGCCGCGATCCGCGCTGCGCTCGCCGGTTTTGGCCTGACCCGCTGCCTGAGCTACGAGGCCTATCAGGAGTTGCAGAGTGGGCAGTTGCAGGCGGTGCTGGAAAACTTCGCTGCAGCGCCCGTGCCGGTGCAGCTGTACTACCGCGAAGGGCGCCGGGCTGCAGCGCGGGTGCGCAGCTTCCTCGACTTCGCCGTACCGCGTCTGCGTGCTCATCCGGCGTTTCGGGCGTGA
- a CDS encoding LysR family transcriptional regulator translates to MDRFQEMRVLLAVTEAESFAGGAKLLGISPPSVTRAIAALEARLGTLLLARSTRSLRLTEAGQRYVEDCRRILLELEEAEELAAGGSVRPRGRLTVTAPVMFGELFLIPRIAQYLDTHPDVEVNALLVDRVVNMMEEGIDVAVRIGSLPEGDHSALQVGQIRPVVCASPDFLDRVGRPRHPNELRAAPIVMSSASTLLSHWQFVGADGPFGFMPQPRFTVSSNQAAISVARLGWGYTRVLSYQVAAAVARGEIELVLEAFEPPALPVHIIHQGGRQVSAKVRTFVDHCVASFRADPALRAAGAAPVS, encoded by the coding sequence ATGGATCGGTTTCAGGAAATGAGGGTGTTGCTGGCGGTGACCGAGGCCGAGAGCTTCGCCGGGGGCGCCAAGCTGCTGGGCATTTCGCCGCCCAGCGTCACTCGCGCCATCGCCGCGCTGGAGGCACGTCTCGGCACGCTGTTGCTGGCCCGCAGCACGCGCAGCCTGCGCCTGACCGAGGCTGGCCAGCGTTATGTCGAGGACTGTCGGCGCATCCTGCTGGAACTGGAGGAGGCCGAGGAGCTGGCCGCCGGTGGCAGTGTGCGCCCGCGTGGACGGCTCACCGTGACGGCGCCGGTGATGTTCGGCGAGCTGTTCCTGATTCCGCGCATCGCCCAGTACCTCGACACCCACCCGGACGTGGAGGTCAATGCGCTGCTGGTCGACCGCGTGGTGAACATGATGGAGGAGGGCATCGACGTGGCCGTGCGCATCGGCTCGCTGCCCGAGGGCGATCACTCGGCGTTGCAGGTCGGGCAGATTCGCCCGGTGGTGTGCGCCTCGCCAGATTTTCTCGACCGCGTCGGGCGCCCGCGCCACCCGAATGAGTTGCGCGCTGCGCCCATCGTCATGTCCAGCGCCAGCACCCTGCTGTCGCACTGGCAGTTCGTCGGCGCGGACGGCCCGTTCGGCTTCATGCCGCAACCGCGCTTCACCGTCAGCTCCAACCAGGCGGCGATCAGCGTGGCGCGCCTGGGCTGGGGCTATACCCGCGTGCTGTCCTACCAGGTGGCTGCCGCGGTGGCGCGCGGCGAGATCGAGCTGGTGCTCGAGGCGTTCGAACCGCCGGCCTTGCCGGTGCATATCATTCACCAGGGCGGTCGCCAGGTTTCGGCCAAGGTGCGCACCTTCGTCGACCACTGCGTTGCCAGTTTTCGTGCCGACCCAGCCCTGCGCGCAGCTGGTGCAGCGCCTGTTTCATGA